A window from Lytechinus pictus isolate F3 Inbred chromosome 9, Lp3.0, whole genome shotgun sequence encodes these proteins:
- the LOC135155460 gene encoding small proline-rich protein 3-like: MPSDGYRMIPSDGYRMPSDGYRMIPSDGYRMIPSDGYRMLSDGYRMIPSDGYRMPSDGYRMIPSDGYRMPSDGYRMIPSDIYWMASSVLQLKVQCRKGPYTGRYTVPAAGNVTPEHANTLGGFCV, translated from the coding sequence ATGCCATCGGATGGTTATCGGATGATTCCATCGGATGGTTATCGGATGCCATCGGATGGTTATCGGATGATTCCATCGGATGGCTATCGGATGATTCCATCGGATGGCTATCGGATGCTATCGGATGGTTATCGGATGATTCCATCGGATGGCTATCGGATGCCATCGGATGGTTATCGGATGATTCCATCGGATGGCTATCGGATGCCATCGGATGGTTATCGGATGATTCCATCGGATATTTATTGGATGGCATCATCCGTGCTTCAACTCAAAGTtcaatgcaggaagggtccgtACACGGGCCGttatacagtgccggccgcaggaaacgtcacgcccgagcacgcaaacaccctagggggctttTGCGTCTAA